From the Planktothrix serta PCC 8927 genome, the window AACACCCACAACCGACGAGCCGTTTCATCTTCGTGTTGTTGTTTCTCGGTTTTTTTGACTTTAGCGGATTTTTCCCGAATCGTGACTTTAACCCCAACTCCTAACCCCCCTAAAATTTCGCTTAGGTAACTAGCGATCGCATCAGGATAACCCTGTCGCGCCAAACTTTCCGTCGAAACTTCAATCGTTGGCTGTTGGCTGTTGACGGTTGGCGGTTGGCTGTTGACGGTTGGCTGTGTAGAGACGTTGTATGCAACGTCTCTACAGGCTTCCCCTGCTCCCCCTGCTCCCCCTGCCTCCGGTGCTCCCCCTACTTCCTCTACTGGTGTCAACTCTACAGACATTGAACTGAAGGCAAGGCCATCATCTGCCAGGAGGGAAAAGGGTTGAGTTTCGGCTTCAGTCCAGTGTGTATGGGTCGGTTGGGGTTCTAAATTAGGTTCTAAATCAGGTTCTAAATCGGGTTCTATTAACCGTTGATCAGGCGGTTCAATGCTTGAGGATAGGGTGGGTTCCGGTGGAACAGTGCGTCTCGCCTGCTTCTTAGATCGTCTGAACAGGCCTGTAATTTTAGCGAAGGGGTTATGTCCCTTCTCACCGAATCGGTTGGTTTGTTCCTCGATGGGGGGACTTTCCGAGGGTTCAGATGGTGAGCACCAAGCCTGATATTGTAATTCTGTATATTCGAGTTTGACTGTCCAATCCGGTCGTTTTGCCCCAATACTGCGACCCGATAAAAAGATTTTGTAGATCGGTTGATTTGGGGGTAGTAAAGCCGTTAAGTTGGTTTGGGTTAACGCGCTGGAAAAATGAGATGTAACGCTTTTTTCATTCGGACTGATAGGAGCTTCACACAAAACGTGTAAATGATTGCCACGCAAACGAGTCTGAACCTGCACCTCCGCAAGTCCAACGGCCTGTTCTGCCCATTGGGTTAAGGCTGAACCCTCTGCTGTTACAACTGTTTTATTGCCTTTCAACACAACTCTCTCTTAATAGCTCATGTTGCCTGTTCCACGTCTGCTACAAATTAGGACAACTCTATGGTTAGAATTCGACTATAATTTTGGCATGATTCGCCAAAAGTTGGGATCAAGTCGGGTAGAGACTGACTATTTTAATCTCTACGCGGCTGTGAGTGGATTCATTGAATTCACAATCTCGACATCTTCACACCTGAGAATATTAACTATGCAATCCCCCTACACCGATCAACCCCAACCCAAGAATGACGACCGTGTTGCTTTTCCTCAAGACTGGTTACTGAGTTTTGCCACTCCACCCCTATTAATCGCGGTATTAGGAACTAAAGCTCTCCATGAGATGTTCCTCAACTTTAGCAGCAGCAGTGAAGAAGTTTTCCGAGGCGATCGCCTTCCTGTTCTCCATTTTCCCCAATCCGACGAATAGGAGGTGAAGGGGGAGGGGAGGTTACGGCTATTTTTTAAACAGGACTAAACCCTAACATTGCGCGTAACGTAAAAAAGGTAAATGCCAAAACGCTAAATAGTAAACCCACAAGCGCAATTGCGGTTACAGGACGATTTAAGAGGGGTTTTAGACGTTCAAATAGGAAAAAGAAAATTCCCAGAGTAAAGGTTATAAAATAACGGGGATAACGAGAAACGTTTTGAAAAAATTCTTGCATTGTCGGAGTGGGTATTAATTTCAAATTAAAGGTTTTCTCAGTTTAACAGATTTTGGCATCATTTTTAAGATCAGCGATCGCCAGATTCGAGATCAAACCCCTGTAAATGGGTTGTTTCCTTGCGGATATCAATCCTCACACGGTAGACTGCTGGTAGAGCTAGTTCTAATCAATATGCTAATCTGAGGATGATCCCGACGATGAGAATTTTATTGGTCGAAGACGATGAAAGTTTTGCCACGATTATTCAAGAATTATTAAGTAACCAATATTATCTAGTTGATTTAGCATCTGACGGAGAAATGGGATGGAAGTTGGCAGAAGCTTTTGACTATGATCTAATTTTATTAGATTTGATGCTGCCTAAATTAGATGGTTTAAATTTTTGTAAACAACGGCGACAAAAAGACGACCGCACTCCCATTTTATTGATCACGGGTGAAGATACCAGTACCACTAAAGTTGCTGGTTTAGATGCAGGTGCAGATGATTACCTAGTTAAACCCTTTAATTTAGAAGAATTATTAGCCAGAATTCGGGCTTTATTGCGACGGGGACATGATGCCTTAAATCCGGTGATTGAATGGGGACTTTTGCATCTTGATCCGAGTAATTGTCAAGTCACTTATGGCGATCAACTTATTAAGTTAACCGCGAAAGAATACGCTTTATTAGAACTATTTTTACGCTATCCTCAACGCATTTTTAGTCAAGCTTCTCTTTTAGATCATCTTTGGTCTTATGATGAACCCCCATCAGAAAATGCCGTGCGAACTCAGATTAAAAGCTTACGACAAAAGTTAAAAAAATCCGGTGCAAATGAAGTTATTGAAACCATCTATGGTTTAGGATATCGATTAAAAAAAATGTCTGCTCCCTCGTTACCTGTAGAATCTCAACAGCCTGCTTCTTTGCCACAAAAACCCGACCTTTTAAATTTAAACCAAATTTGGCAAAAACAAAAATATAAATATTTTGATCGCCTTGCTATCATTGAAAATGCTGTTCAAGCTTTAAAAACTAACAACTTTACCCCAGAAATTCAACAACAAGCTTTAAGAGAAGCCCATACGCTTGTCGGGTCGTTAGGAGCTTTCGGGTTTAAAGAAGCTTCGGCTCTATCTCGTGAAATCGAACATTTGTTACAAGTAAATATTTCAACTTTTGATAGTAATTTAGAGAATTTATCAACGTTAGTTGAAACGATTAAACAACAATTAAATCAGCGATCGCTAGATCCTCAACCTTCGGTTTTACCCCCAGCTTTACCTTTTGCCCTTCCCCATTTAAAATTAGCTAAATTGTTAATTGTAGATGATGATCAAGGTTTAGCAGAAGCCTTAGTAGCAGAAGCGGTGACTAAAGGAATGATCGCCTGTGCTGCCTATAGCTTAGAACAAGCTCGAAACAAATTGCAACAGAATTCCCCGGATGTTATTCTTTTAGATTTAAGCTTTCCTGAGTCTACAGAATCCGGGTTTGAATTATTAGCAGAATTAGCCACTCAGACCCCTCCGATTCCAGTGATTGTTTTTACGGCTCAAGAAAGTTTTGCCGATCGGGTTAAAGTTGCCCGTTTAGGAGGACGAGGGTTTTTACAAAAACCGATTTCTCCGGCTGAGGTGATAGAAACTGTGAGTAAAGTTTTGCAAAAATTCCAAGCTAATGCGGGAAAATTGTTAATAGTTGATGATAATTTAGAGATCCTAGATTGGTTGCGTAGCGTATTAGAACCTTGGGGATTACAATTAATTTTACTGGATGATCCCCAGCAATTTTGGAGTACCCTAGAACAATCGAATCCCGACTTACTAATTTTAGGGATTCATTTACCGGGTGTTAGTGGGGTAGAACTCTGTCAAGTTGTTCGCAATGATCCCAAATGGAACGACGTACCGATTTTAATCCTTTCCTCCCAAAGGGATTCAGAAATGGTGCAGCAAGTGTTTATGGCCGGAGCCGATGACTATATTCAAAAACCGATTGTTGAACCGGAACTGATTGCTCGTGTGTTTAATCGTCTTGAACGGAGTCAACTCAGACGCAAAATTGTTGCCCAATGTTATCCTGGTGTCCAATCTAACCCGAATCAACCTAAAATTGAATCAGAGACATCTGTTAAATCAGATACAATCAATATAGAATAAAATTTTACAATCAATTGAGAAAAAAAACCTGTAAAACTTAATATTAATTTAATTTTTACCTATGACTATTTCAGATGTTGTTTCTCCCTTTCCCCATCCCAGATATCAAGTAATCTATCCCTCAACTTGGGATACACGATGGCAAATTAATCAACTCCTGGGGGTGATTCACGATCTGATTCTGATTATGGATTGTGAACACCAAGAAATTCAGGTTTTACCTACTCAAGCCCTCTCTTATTTAAACGATCAATTCAACTGGGTTGAGTTCATCTTGCAACAGTTACAAAAACAGGATCAATCCTCAGAATCTATTTCAATCATTCAAGAGGTTTTAGCCAGTCAAGCCTGCCGTCAAATTATTTATCAATGTAATTATGATCAAAAAGATTATCATTTTTTAGTGGAAATTTATCCCTTATCAACAACGGTTGTGATCGCGGTTGGAAAGGATCTTAGCCCATGTCTGGCGGTGCAAGGTGTTCTACAAACTCCTTCTCAAAAACTTGATTCCCCAACCTCAAACCCAAGATTACAAGTTACCCAAGAATGCTTAAGAAAGCAACTTGAAGAACGACAACAAATTGAAATTCAACTTCAAACTCGAAAAACAGAGTTAGAAATATTAATGAACAATGCAGGAGATTGTATTGTCCGAATTGATCAAAAATTGCGCTACCTTTATGCAAATCATCAAGTCGCTTTAATCCTAGGAATTCCTCAACAACAGTTGCTAGGAAAAACCAATCGAGAATTAGGTCTTCCTCCATCGATTTGTCAACAGTGGGATTTACACTCTCAACAAGTATTAGATACGGGTCAACCCCAACAATTTCAATTTGACTGGGAAACGGGTCAGGGATGGCGGTCATTTCAAACTTCAATTGTGCCTGAACTTCAATATCAGGGGAAAGTTAAAACCCTCTTAGCAACAACACGAGATATTACCCAACAAAAACGCGCCTTAGCTGAACTGCAACAACAAAATCAATTTTTAAAATTATTAACCGAAATTACCTTAAAAATCCGGCAATCATTACAACTGAATTTAATCCTAAAAACAACAGTTGACGAGGTGCAAAAAGTTTTAAATGTTGACCGAGTGATCATGTTAAAATTGCATCCTCAACGAGGAGGAACTGTTGTTCAAGAAGCCGTATTACCCCAATGGTTATCGCTATTATCTCAGACTATTTATATTCCTGAGTTGCATCAGCATCTCTCCAATTCTTCCATACCCGATCAAGTGATCAGTTTTGCTGATCTCGATCAAACTTCTTTAAACTATGGCTATTTGGAGTTAATGGAATATTTTCAAGTCAAAGCCAGTTTAATCGTACCTATTTGGTTAGGAAAAGAAGATATTGATCCGATTATAGGAGAACCAAACTATCCAGAACTAGGTGATAATTCCCCCAATAATCAACCGAAATTATGGGGATTTCTGATGGCGCATCAATGTGCAGAAACGCGACAATGGACAACCCTAGAAATTAACTTTTTAAAACAACTTGCGGATCAAGTGGGAATTGCTTTAAAGCAAGCACAATTAATTGCTGAATTAAAACAAGCTCATCAATGTTTATCCTGTCATTTTGAGAATTCTCCCTTAGCCGTTATTGAGTGGGATCAGCAACTTAGAATTAAACGTTGGTCATCCCAAGCGGAAAGAATGTTTGGTTGGACATCTGCCGAAATATTAGGTCAACAATGGTCAACCTTTCAAGGAGTTTTTGCAACAGATATGTTGCAAGTTACACAACAAATGATTCACCTGATTGATGGAACACAAACTCACCAAATTATTGAAGCTCAAAATCGAACTCAAGATGGCAGAGTGATTGATTGTGAGTGGTATAATTCCGTTGTTCGAGATGAAGATGGGAGTTTAGTTTCTTTATTATCCTTAGCTCAAAATGTGAGCGATCGCAAACAAGCAGAACAAGGGTTAGTGCAAAGTGAAGAACGATTTAGAACGATTTTTGAACAAGCGGCGGTGGGATTTGCTTTAGTTGATATTTCCGGGAAACTATTACGGGTGAATCAACGCTATTGTGAAATTACAGGCTATTCCGAGGAAAAATTAGTCGGTCAAACCATTCATGATTTGATCTATTCTGAAGATTTAGAAAGCAAAAATTGGTTAGAAAAACTCCAATCTGAGGGTTTAGGAGAAACTTTTTCCTTTGAAAAACGTTATATTCGTCCCAATGGTCAAGTTAATTGGGTACAGATTTTTGTTTCCCCTCTGAATGAATTATGGAAAAAGAAAAACTATATTTTATTGGCTTTAGAAGATATTCAAGAACGAAAACAAACAGAAGAAGCCTTACGAAAAAGTGAAGAACGTTGGCAACTGGCTTTACAGGGAAATAACGATGGCATTTGGGATTGGAATATTCAAAGCAATGAAGTGTTTTTCTCCCCGCGATGGAAAGAAATGTTAGGGTATGAAGAACAGGAAACCTGCGAACACTTAACCCAGTGGAAAAAACGAGTACATCCTGATGATTTACCAGGGGTGATGAAGGTGATTCGAGAACATTTAGATCAAAAAATCCCTTTTTATATTACAGAACATCGAGTCCGATGCAAAGATGGCAGTTATAAATGGATTTTAGATCGAGGTCAAGCCTTATGGGACGAGGGCGGAAATTTGATTCGGATGGTGGGTTCCTATACCGATATTAGCGATCGCAAACGGGCCGAACAAGAAGTTAAACAAACTCGTAACTTTTTGAAAACAATTATTGATCATTTACCCGTTGCTGTGTTTGTAAAAAGCGGTAAACCCGATGAATTTGGGGTGATTAAACTGTGGAATAAAACCTGCGAAATGCTTTTTGGTTTTACGGCTCAAGAATCCGTCGGAAGGTGTATTGATCAAGACTTTCCCCCGGAACAAGCTAACTTTTTTGAACAAAAAGATCGAGCCGCTTTTGCCCAAAGATTTCCTGAAGATATTCTCGAAGAAGAAGTGGATAGTCAAAGCTTAGGGAAACGACTTTTGCATACTCTAAAAATTCCCCTCTATGATGAGCAGGATAACCCAGAATTCTTGATTTGTATTTCCGAGGATATTACCGAGCGTAAACGGGCTGAAGTTGCCCTAAAAGAAAGCGAAGCTCGATATAGTTCTCTAACGAACGATGTTTTAGATAAATCAGCCGTCGGTATTTTTATTTTAGATGCCAATTTTCATATTGTTTGGATTAATCAAGCCTTAGAAAACTTCTTCGGAATTCAACGGGAAGTGGTAATTGGTCAAGATAAACAAAAATTAATCAAATCACAAATTAAATATCTATTTGAAGATGCCGAAGGTTTTGCTCAAAAAGTTTTAGCGACCTATCAAAACAACCAATATATTGAACATTTTGAATGTCATATTCTTCCCACAGAAACGAGGAAAGAACGATGGTTAGAACACATCAGTCAACCGATTTACAGTGGACTCTATGCCGGAGGTCGAATTGAACATTATACGGATATTACTGAGCGCAAACGAGCCGAAGAAGAATTACACCGGGTTAATCGTGCTTTAAGAACTATTAGTGAGTGTAATCAAGCCTTAGTTCGAGCTACCACTGAAACAGAATTATTGAATAATATTTGTCAGATTTTAATCAATGTGGGGAACTATCATTTCGCTTGGGTAGGTTATCCTGAACTCACTCCCGAAAAACGGATTATTCCTGTAGCGAAAGCCGGATTTGAAGCGGGTTATTTAGAGAATTTAACCATTACTTGGGATGAGAGTGAATGGGGTCAAGGGCCCTCTGGAACCGCAGTAAAAACAGGAGAAGTTTGTGTATTTCAAAATATTCATACAAATTCCCATTATGCTCCTTGGAAAGAACAAGCTCAAAAACGGGGTTATACTTCTTCAATTTCCCTACCTTTAATCATTACTTCAGAGGATCACGATCACGATTTAGAAGCAGAATCTACGGCTATGATTTCAGAATTATTAATCCCAATTTCCTTTGGTGTTCTGAATTTATATGCAACTCAAACTAACGCCTTTGATGAAGCCGAAGTTAAACTACTCAAAGAATTGGTCGATGATATTGTCTATGGGATTATGGTGCTCAGAATTAGAGCGTCCCATGCAGAAACCGAGAAAAAATTCCGTCAATTAGCTGAGAATATTCATGATGTTTTTTGGATTACGAATGCTCAAGGGAATCAATTTCTCTATGTTAGTCCCGCTTATCAACAAATTTGGGAACGAAATCCTACCTTATTATATGAGAATTTCCCAGCTTTTATTAATACAATTCACCCCGAAGATCAGCCCCGTGTTTTACAAGCTTTACAAAGCCCCGATGGGGCAGGATTTGATATAGAATATCGCATCCTCCGCCCCGATGGATCTTGTCGTTGGATTTGGGATCGAGGATTTCCCATTGTTAATGAAAGTGGACAATTAGATCGGCGCGGAGGCATTGCGAAAGATATTACTCATCGCAAACAAACGGAACAATTACTGCGTCATAATAATGAAGAATTAGAATTGCGAGTTGTTCAACGGACAGCCGAATTAGAAACAGCCAATGAACGATTACAATATGAATTAATGAAACGCCATCGCACGGAATTTAAACTGCGAAAAAGTGAAGAACAATATCGAACCTTAGTTCAAAATTTCCCCAATGGAGCAGTATTTTTATTTGATCCTGATTTTCGTTATACCATTGCCGATGGGATGGGATTAGTTGCTAAGGGATTATCCCGATATATGTTAGAAGGAAAAACGATTCGCAAAGCTTTACCGTCCTCCTTATTAGTAATTGTTGAACCTCTATATCAATCTGCTTTAGCTGGAGAAACAACGATTTCTGAAGTAGAATATGATGGGCGAATCTATTATCATCAAGCCTTACCCGTTCGCAACGAACAGGGGGAAGTTTTAGCGGGAATGGTCGTGATGCAAGATATTACAGAACAAAAACAAAGTCAAGCGAATTTACGCGAAGCTGAACGACGGTGGCGGAGTTTATTAGAAAATGTCCGGTTATTAGTGGTGGGATTAGATCGTCAGGGAAAAGTTGAATATGT encodes:
- a CDS encoding DUF751 family protein, with the translated sequence MQEFFQNVSRYPRYFITFTLGIFFFLFERLKPLLNRPVTAIALVGLLFSVLAFTFFTLRAMLGFSPV
- a CDS encoding response regulator, which gives rise to MRILLVEDDESFATIIQELLSNQYYLVDLASDGEMGWKLAEAFDYDLILLDLMLPKLDGLNFCKQRRQKDDRTPILLITGEDTSTTKVAGLDAGADDYLVKPFNLEELLARIRALLRRGHDALNPVIEWGLLHLDPSNCQVTYGDQLIKLTAKEYALLELFLRYPQRIFSQASLLDHLWSYDEPPSENAVRTQIKSLRQKLKKSGANEVIETIYGLGYRLKKMSAPSLPVESQQPASLPQKPDLLNLNQIWQKQKYKYFDRLAIIENAVQALKTNNFTPEIQQQALREAHTLVGSLGAFGFKEASALSREIEHLLQVNISTFDSNLENLSTLVETIKQQLNQRSLDPQPSVLPPALPFALPHLKLAKLLIVDDDQGLAEALVAEAVTKGMIACAAYSLEQARNKLQQNSPDVILLDLSFPESTESGFELLAELATQTPPIPVIVFTAQESFADRVKVARLGGRGFLQKPISPAEVIETVSKVLQKFQANAGKLLIVDDNLEILDWLRSVLEPWGLQLILLDDPQQFWSTLEQSNPDLLILGIHLPGVSGVELCQVVRNDPKWNDVPILILSSQRDSEMVQQVFMAGADDYIQKPIVEPELIARVFNRLERSQLRRKIVAQCYPGVQSNPNQPKIESETSVKSDTINIE
- a CDS encoding PAS domain S-box protein, which produces MTISDVVSPFPHPRYQVIYPSTWDTRWQINQLLGVIHDLILIMDCEHQEIQVLPTQALSYLNDQFNWVEFILQQLQKQDQSSESISIIQEVLASQACRQIIYQCNYDQKDYHFLVEIYPLSTTVVIAVGKDLSPCLAVQGVLQTPSQKLDSPTSNPRLQVTQECLRKQLEERQQIEIQLQTRKTELEILMNNAGDCIVRIDQKLRYLYANHQVALILGIPQQQLLGKTNRELGLPPSICQQWDLHSQQVLDTGQPQQFQFDWETGQGWRSFQTSIVPELQYQGKVKTLLATTRDITQQKRALAELQQQNQFLKLLTEITLKIRQSLQLNLILKTTVDEVQKVLNVDRVIMLKLHPQRGGTVVQEAVLPQWLSLLSQTIYIPELHQHLSNSSIPDQVISFADLDQTSLNYGYLELMEYFQVKASLIVPIWLGKEDIDPIIGEPNYPELGDNSPNNQPKLWGFLMAHQCAETRQWTTLEINFLKQLADQVGIALKQAQLIAELKQAHQCLSCHFENSPLAVIEWDQQLRIKRWSSQAERMFGWTSAEILGQQWSTFQGVFATDMLQVTQQMIHLIDGTQTHQIIEAQNRTQDGRVIDCEWYNSVVRDEDGSLVSLLSLAQNVSDRKQAEQGLVQSEERFRTIFEQAAVGFALVDISGKLLRVNQRYCEITGYSEEKLVGQTIHDLIYSEDLESKNWLEKLQSEGLGETFSFEKRYIRPNGQVNWVQIFVSPLNELWKKKNYILLALEDIQERKQTEEALRKSEERWQLALQGNNDGIWDWNIQSNEVFFSPRWKEMLGYEEQETCEHLTQWKKRVHPDDLPGVMKVIREHLDQKIPFYITEHRVRCKDGSYKWILDRGQALWDEGGNLIRMVGSYTDISDRKRAEQEVKQTRNFLKTIIDHLPVAVFVKSGKPDEFGVIKLWNKTCEMLFGFTAQESVGRCIDQDFPPEQANFFEQKDRAAFAQRFPEDILEEEVDSQSLGKRLLHTLKIPLYDEQDNPEFLICISEDITERKRAEVALKESEARYSSLTNDVLDKSAVGIFILDANFHIVWINQALENFFGIQREVVIGQDKQKLIKSQIKYLFEDAEGFAQKVLATYQNNQYIEHFECHILPTETRKERWLEHISQPIYSGLYAGGRIEHYTDITERKRAEEELHRVNRALRTISECNQALVRATTETELLNNICQILINVGNYHFAWVGYPELTPEKRIIPVAKAGFEAGYLENLTITWDESEWGQGPSGTAVKTGEVCVFQNIHTNSHYAPWKEQAQKRGYTSSISLPLIITSEDHDHDLEAESTAMISELLIPISFGVLNLYATQTNAFDEAEVKLLKELVDDIVYGIMVLRIRASHAETEKKFRQLAENIHDVFWITNAQGNQFLYVSPAYQQIWERNPTLLYENFPAFINTIHPEDQPRVLQALQSPDGAGFDIEYRILRPDGSCRWIWDRGFPIVNESGQLDRRGGIAKDITHRKQTEQLLRHNNEELELRVVQRTAELETANERLQYELMKRHRTEFKLRKSEEQYRTLVQNFPNGAVFLFDPDFRYTIADGMGLVAKGLSRYMLEGKTIRKALPSSLLVIVEPLYQSALAGETTISEVEYDGRIYYHQALPVRNEQGEVLAGMVVMQDITEQKQSQANLREAERRWRSLLENVRLLVVGLDRQGKVEYVNPFFLEVTGYTQTEVLGKNWLDNFKPNPPQRPISPAFSQLLDYYFKPYDQQLILTKSGEDKIIAWNNTLLKNLQGDAIGMMSIGEDITERYAIERMKDEFISVVSHELRTPLTSIHGGLNLLSTGLVEPQSERGKHVMKIAAESAERLVRLVNDILELERLESGKICLTKQVVNSADLLQRATEQMQVMANRTGINLEVCSQSLEFYADPDRVLQVLTNLLSNAIKFSDSGDTIKLSVKEEPGEKVGKNRAILFKIQDQGRGIPPDKIERIFERFHQVDASDSRKKGGTGLGLAICRSIVEQHGGRIWVQSKLDQGSCFYFTLPMDIPVEINHDP